Proteins encoded together in one Hevea brasiliensis isolate MT/VB/25A 57/8 chromosome 16, ASM3005281v1, whole genome shotgun sequence window:
- the LOC131174499 gene encoding uncharacterized protein LOC131174499: MGSGVCFRCGQPGHFARECPVFSEPQMGSQGSVANVPRQLYPGASNMAGSQFSGQQGRGQGGRGFGGRSGGRSQYQGSATQGRGQARVFTLTHQDAQASNAVVAGEPGQPSSSAQPPQ; encoded by the exons atgggatcaggagtatgcttcaggtgtggccaaccaggtcactttgctagggaatgccccgttttcagtgagccacagatggggtcacagggttctgttgcaaatgttcctcgccagttgtatccgggtgcttccaacatggcaggcagtcagttcagtggccaacagggccgaggacaagggggacgtggatttggaggcagatcaggaggtagaagtcagtatcagggttctgccactcagggtaggggtcaagctcgggttttcaccctgacccaccaggatgctcaagcttcaaatgcagttgtggcag gtgagccgggacagccttcttcctccgcccagccgcctcagtga
- the LOC110653005 gene encoding protein NRT1/ PTR FAMILY 5.6-like, with protein sequence MFAASLSNCFSTPKRLVIEWVQYYIYLTKPACFLFGLVFAHGLVKNAVADVLMLYLIEDWESSNLPKAAAIINIEEGVTAIIALVIAHFTDACIGRFKMVLFTTASYIIGLMLLWFSTWLFPLHVKVRVFYPALVLVALGKAGKDPPFKAFLADQLPSDNEEQVFDRTNFWWRVLNFLGAAVSVFLLNRLSWKATFMISTIVMVTAYFWFLSGFLVHLYDCKEPTTSPLATLCKVFKAAICNRNLNYPPTPTGYFMNERHEVQFSPRHRILRWMDKAAIKRSSSSDQEQKPTEELPSTNESESESELCSVAEVKDAKRLLTLIPLWTTFLMYSLVQAAGNTFFIEQSDGMDFKVGSYNVPINLFFVLKSLTGAISSYLVDLLIPKQWTTQTQQRAQILKINAGMVFSILCCIVAWQVEVHRLKLIKKCGCWDSDNENRKIPMSVLWLVPQFFLLGFIKGLAEDGLREFFYNQVDKSMKLFETPFNGLVIGIGKFLIVFFIPFRRSWFGDAINYSRLDKYFRLLAILSFCNLCFCVFVSCRYARLEGEQQPKIIQFQPQEPPIQEDAQDQERLQKG encoded by the exons ATGTTTGCAGCCTCCTTAAGTAATTGTTTCTCTACACCCAAACGTTTGGTGATCGAATGGGTTCAATACTACATCTACCTTACAAAGCCTGCTTGCTTCCTCTTCG GCTTGGTTTTTGCCCATGGGCTAGTGAAAAACGCAGTTGCTGATGTCCTAATGTTGTACCTCATCGAGGACTGGGAGAGCAGTAATCTCCCAAAAGCTGCTGCAATAATTAATATTGAAGAAGGGGTTACTGCTATTATCGCCCTTGTCATTGCTCACTTTACCGATGCCTGCATAGGTCGCTTCAAAATGGTTCTATTCACCACTGCTTCTTATATCATT GGGTTGATGCTACTATGGTTTTCAACTTGGCTGTTTCCTTTACACGTAAAGGTTCGTGTATTTTACCCGGCATTGGTACTCGTAGCTTTGGGGAAGGCAGGAAAAGATCCTCCTTTCAAAGCATTTCTGGCAGATCAGCTGCCCAGTGACAATGAGGAACAAGTTTTTGACCGTACTAATTTTTGGTGGCGTGTTTTAAATTTTCTAGGGGCTGCAGTATCTGTATTTTTATTAAATCGACTATCTTGGAAAGCTACCTTCATGATTTCAACAATAGTGATGGTTACTGCTTATTTCTGGTTTTTATCTGGCTTTCTTGTTCACTTGTACGACTGCAAAGAACCAACTACAAGCCCCCTCGCTACTCTTTGTAAAGTTTTTAAGGCAGCTATTTGTAATCGGAACCTAAATTATCCTCCCACGCCTACTGGTTACTTCATGAATGAAAGACATGAAGTACAATTTTCTCCTCGCCATCGAATTCTGAG GTGGATGGACAAAGCAGCAATTAAAAGATCTTCCTCTTCCGACCAAGAACAAAAACCTACTGAAGAATTACCCTCAACAAATGAATCAGAATCTGAAAGTGAACTCTGTTCTGTAGCAGAAGTGAAGGATGCAAAGCGCCTTTTAACACTGATTCCTTTGTGGACAACCTTCCTCATGTACAGTCTGGTACAGGCAGCAGGGAACACTTTCTTCATTGAACAAAGCGATGGCATGGATTTTAAAGTTGGCAGCTATAATGTCCCTATCAATTTGTTCTTTGTACTTAAGTCATTAACGGGAGCCATAAGTTCATATCTGGTCGATTTACTAATCCCAAAGCAATGGACGACACAAACTCAACAACGTGCACAGATTCTGAAAATCAATGCTGGGATGGTTTTCTCGATTTTGTGTTGCATTGTTGCTTGGCAGGTTGAGGTTCACAGATTGAAGTTAATCAAGAAATGTGGTTGTTGGGACAGCGACAATGAAAACAGAAAAATTCCCATGAGTGTCTTGTGGTTAGTTCCACAATTCTTCCTGTTAGGATTTATCAAAGGATTAGCTGAAGATGGGCTCAGAGAGTTTTTTTACAACCAAGTAGATAAATCAATGAAGCTTTTTGAAACACCATTCAATGGCTTGGTGATTGGTATTGGAAAGTTCCTCATCGTATTCTTTATTCCGTTTCGCAGAAGTTGGTTCGGGGATGCTATAAACTATAGTCGGTTGGACAAGTATTTTCGGTTGCTAGCAATCCTCAGTTTCTGTAACCTGTGCTTCTGTGTTTTTGTTTCATGCAGATATGCACGCCTAGAAGGTGAACAACAGCCTAAAATCATTCAGTTTCAACCGCAGGAACCACCAATACAAGAAGACGCACAAGATCAGGAGCGCCTGCAAAA